One stretch of Tenacibaculum sp. MAR_2010_89 DNA includes these proteins:
- a CDS encoding M4 family metallopeptidase, translating to MKTKLNKLLIVVFLSMITGITYSQNNIIILQNGEKGLAPRYVQIQENSQPAINSAIGFLRKTFKISSNFTFTEVSNETDELGITHIKYQQYLNDIPVENAYYVLHARKGKVYSVNGEIFKTILKTNGIQKKSSISSDEALRFALKELTGKAFSWGHNQIKSKAKDDNLVYISKGNNLNSSELELVYKFDLYSEEPFERKKVYINASNGETVFTEVLKHSAFPGMEKHSCKEESHTKEEEMFAAGSTQTRFYGTKSITVSGSTGRYTASQTGNRNISITNLNGRSIGFGSTPPSGGSVISSATANGFGNSGNEGYYMAAYWGAEQTWDMFKSVFGRSSYNGSGGKVNIFVNGSGQGADNNAFWVGSWTYFGNASSGAPFTPLDVVGHEIAHGVTQTSAGLVYRNESGAMNEGFSDIFGCYAEYYAFNRLDSNVWTLGENISFQRSLSNPKQHRQPDTYNGTNWYTGSGDNGGVHINSGVLNHWFYILSQGKQGSNDKGSSYNVKGIGIEKAAQVAYRALTRYLTSSSNYSSARNAVINAATDLYGANSCELVATTDAMYAVGIGSKYSGSGCSTSDCSVIENVIASNVSVASATINWTAKSGVSNYQLEYKKSTDTNYTQTTVNGASQTLTGLSSNTLYQVRVTYTCDGKLATYSSVISFRTKNIIDPPKCDPVTGLNISNVSKNSVVLSWNSVPSINSYTVGYRKETSNSYTITSANGSSISINGLLPNTTYLARIKYSCNDGGGDTGCDGVSAYQSYPSIYMTGDKVTYNGKKYESLADNLYNIPPTGNTHSYLWKDLGPCSSSFSALENDSPYSSEIRFTTLQDDTNVCEAINNIDISSITTNSADVSWSPVLGITSFELEYKKSSDSSYNLVNVSSSSYSFTNLSASTSYQLRVRYTCSNGDKSPYSNTVSFVTEGTTGGCNGIPEYRNGVFYQKGDKVVYNGNVFEAQITVWWAPIYGYWTNLGPCNNLTVKQSFNIITNPAKEGVVIVSFNNLKGTNIHVNISDFSGNILVKRILTKLKLNSFNSQHEIAIPNLKTGVYFINVNGMTKKLIVE from the coding sequence ATGAAAACAAAATTAAATAAACTTTTAATCGTTGTGTTTTTATCAATGATAACTGGAATAACGTATTCCCAAAACAATATTATTATTCTTCAAAACGGAGAAAAAGGTTTGGCTCCTAGGTACGTACAAATACAAGAAAATAGTCAACCAGCTATTAATTCAGCAATCGGTTTTTTAAGAAAAACTTTTAAAATTTCTTCAAACTTTACTTTTACTGAAGTGTCTAATGAAACGGATGAACTTGGTATAACCCATATAAAATATCAACAGTATTTAAATGATATACCAGTTGAAAACGCCTACTATGTTTTACATGCTCGAAAAGGAAAAGTGTATTCAGTAAATGGTGAAATATTTAAAACAATATTAAAAACTAATGGAATTCAAAAAAAATCAAGTATATCATCTGATGAAGCGTTAAGGTTTGCTTTGAAGGAATTGACAGGAAAAGCATTTTCTTGGGGCCATAATCAAATAAAATCTAAGGCAAAAGATGATAATTTAGTTTATATATCTAAAGGAAATAACTTAAATTCAAGTGAATTAGAGCTGGTGTATAAATTTGATTTATATTCTGAAGAGCCTTTTGAAAGAAAAAAAGTATATATAAACGCATCAAATGGAGAAACTGTTTTTACTGAGGTATTAAAACATTCAGCTTTTCCTGGAATGGAGAAACATTCTTGTAAAGAAGAATCGCATACAAAAGAAGAAGAAATGTTTGCTGCAGGTTCTACCCAAACTAGGTTTTATGGAACTAAAAGTATTACAGTTTCTGGTTCAACAGGAAGGTATACTGCTTCTCAAACAGGAAACAGAAATATCTCTATTACTAATTTAAACGGTAGAAGTATAGGTTTTGGAAGTACACCACCATCTGGAGGTTCTGTTATTTCTAGTGCTACTGCTAATGGTTTTGGAAATTCTGGTAATGAAGGTTATTATATGGCTGCTTATTGGGGAGCAGAACAAACATGGGACATGTTTAAAAGTGTTTTTGGTAGGTCAAGCTATAATGGCTCAGGTGGAAAAGTTAATATATTCGTTAATGGCTCAGGTCAAGGAGCAGATAATAATGCATTTTGGGTAGGATCTTGGACATATTTTGGGAATGCTTCAAGTGGAGCTCCTTTCACTCCTCTTGATGTAGTTGGTCATGAAATAGCACATGGAGTTACTCAAACCTCAGCGGGTTTAGTGTATAGAAATGAATCTGGAGCTATGAATGAAGGGTTTAGTGATATTTTTGGATGTTATGCTGAATATTATGCGTTCAATAGGCTAGACTCTAATGTTTGGACCTTAGGAGAAAATATTTCTTTTCAACGTTCTTTATCGAATCCTAAACAACATAGGCAACCAGACACTTACAATGGTACAAATTGGTATACAGGCTCTGGTGATAATGGAGGTGTTCATATTAATAGTGGAGTGTTAAATCACTGGTTTTATATTTTATCACAAGGTAAGCAAGGTTCAAATGATAAAGGAAGTTCATATAATGTAAAAGGAATAGGTATTGAAAAAGCAGCTCAAGTTGCTTACAGGGCACTTACAAGGTATTTAACTTCAAGTTCTAATTATTCATCAGCAAGAAATGCAGTGATAAATGCAGCAACCGATTTATATGGAGCAAATTCTTGTGAATTGGTAGCTACTACTGATGCAATGTATGCTGTAGGTATTGGCTCAAAATATTCAGGTTCTGGGTGTAGTACCTCTGACTGTTCAGTGATTGAAAATGTAATAGCTTCAAATGTATCAGTTGCAAGTGCAACTATAAATTGGACAGCTAAATCAGGGGTTTCTAATTATCAACTTGAATATAAGAAATCTACTGATACTAATTATACCCAAACTACTGTAAATGGAGCTTCTCAAACCTTGACGGGTCTTAGTTCAAATACATTATATCAAGTTAGAGTAACTTATACATGTGATGGGAAATTAGCTACATATTCATCTGTTATTTCATTTAGAACAAAAAATATTATAGATCCTCCCAAGTGTGATCCAGTTACTGGATTAAATATTTCTAATGTTTCTAAAAACTCTGTAGTTCTTTCTTGGAACAGTGTTCCTTCTATTAATTCTTACACCGTTGGATATAGAAAAGAAACTAGTAATAGTTATACAATTACCTCAGCAAATGGATCATCTATTTCAATTAATGGGCTATTACCAAATACAACTTACTTAGCTAGAATTAAATATAGTTGTAATGACGGTGGAGGTGATACTGGCTGTGATGGTGTTTCAGCATATCAGTCATATCCGTCTATTTATATGACTGGTGATAAGGTTACTTATAATGGGAAAAAATATGAAAGTTTAGCTGATAATTTATACAATATTCCTCCTACTGGTAATACACATTCATACTTATGGAAAGATTTAGGACCATGTTCTTCTAGTTTTTCAGCTTTAGAAAACGATTCACCTTATTCAAGCGAAATTAGGTTTACTACATTACAAGATGATACAAATGTTTGTGAAGCAATTAATAATATTGATATTTCTAGTATTACAACAAATAGTGCAGATGTTTCATGGTCACCAGTTTTAGGGATAACTTCTTTCGAATTAGAATATAAAAAATCTTCTGATAGCAGTTATAATTTAGTTAACGTATCTAGTTCATCGTATTCATTTACTAATTTAAGTGCAAGTACTTCATATCAATTAAGAGTTCGTTATACTTGTAGTAATGGAGATAAGTCGCCATATTCAAATACCGTAAGTTTTGTAACTGAAGGCACTACTGGAGGATGTAATGGAATACCAGAATATAGAAATGGTGTTTTTTACCAAAAAGGTGATAAAGTTGTATACAACGGAAATGTGTTTGAAGCTCAAATTACAGTTTGGTGGGCTCCAATTTATGGTTATTGGACAAATTTAGGTCCTTGTAATAACTTAACTGTAAAGCAAAGTTTTAACATAATAACAAATCCTGCAAAAGAAGGAGTGGTAATAGTATCTTTTAATAATTTAAAAGGAACAAACATTCATGTAAATATTTCTGACTTTTCAGGAAATATTCTTGTTAAAAGGATATTAACTAAATTAAAACTAAATTCATTTAATTCACAGCATGAAATAGCTATTCCAAATCTAAAAACTGGAGTATACTTTATTAATGTTAATGGAATGACTAAGAAATTAATAGTAGAATAA
- a CDS encoding aldehyde dehydrogenase family protein produces the protein MTDFGIDKAIKELGLKEINDGTSTGSVNFSNGEIIESYSPVDGKLIGKVKTTTREDYDKVMDAATSAFKTFRTMPAPQRGEIVRQFGNKLRELKEPLGKLVSYEMGKSYQEGLGEVQEMIDICDFAVGLSRQLNGQVIPSERPGHVMREQWHPIGVVGIISAFNFPVAVWAWNTALAWICGDVCVWKGSEKAPLCSVACQNIIADVLKENNLPEGISCIVNGDYKVGEYITTDTRIPLVSATGSTRMGRIVGATVAERFGKSLLELGGNNAIIITPTADLTVVVPGAVFGAVGTCGQRCTSTRRLIIHESVYDKVRDAIVGAYGQIKIGNPLDENNHVGPLIDKDAVNTYLAAIEKAKAEGGKVLVEGGVLEGEGYESGCYVKPAIIEAENHFEIVQHETFAPILYLMKYSGEVENAIELQNGVAQGLSSSIMTSEMKEAEKFLSYAGSDCGIANVNIGTSGAEIGGAFGGEKETGGGRESGSDAWKVYMRRQTNTVNYSDELPLAQGIKFDL, from the coding sequence ATGACTGATTTTGGAATTGATAAAGCTATTAAAGAATTAGGCTTAAAAGAAATAAACGATGGAACTTCAACTGGTTCTGTAAATTTTTCTAATGGAGAAATTATTGAATCATACTCTCCAGTTGATGGTAAGTTAATAGGAAAAGTAAAAACTACGACCAGAGAAGATTACGATAAGGTAATGGACGCCGCTACTTCGGCTTTTAAAACTTTTAGAACAATGCCAGCTCCACAAAGAGGAGAAATTGTTCGTCAGTTTGGAAATAAATTAAGAGAATTAAAAGAGCCATTAGGTAAATTAGTTTCTTATGAAATGGGTAAATCTTATCAAGAAGGTTTAGGAGAAGTTCAAGAAATGATTGATATCTGTGATTTTGCAGTAGGTTTATCTCGTCAATTAAACGGGCAAGTAATTCCTTCAGAAAGACCAGGACACGTAATGAGAGAACAATGGCACCCAATTGGTGTGGTAGGAATTATTTCTGCATTTAACTTCCCAGTAGCAGTTTGGGCTTGGAATACTGCTTTAGCTTGGATTTGTGGTGATGTATGTGTATGGAAAGGTTCAGAAAAAGCTCCTTTATGTTCAGTAGCATGTCAAAATATTATTGCAGATGTTTTAAAAGAAAATAACTTACCAGAAGGTATTTCTTGTATTGTTAATGGTGATTATAAAGTAGGAGAGTATATTACTACTGATACTCGTATTCCATTAGTATCTGCTACTGGATCTACAAGAATGGGACGTATTGTTGGAGCAACAGTTGCTGAGCGTTTTGGTAAATCTTTATTAGAATTAGGAGGAAACAACGCAATTATTATTACACCAACTGCAGATTTAACAGTGGTTGTTCCAGGAGCTGTATTTGGAGCAGTAGGAACTTGTGGTCAACGTTGTACATCTACACGTAGATTAATTATTCATGAATCAGTTTACGATAAAGTAAGAGATGCGATAGTTGGTGCTTATGGGCAAATTAAAATTGGAAACCCATTAGATGAAAATAATCACGTAGGACCATTAATTGATAAAGATGCTGTAAATACCTATTTAGCTGCAATAGAAAAAGCAAAAGCTGAAGGAGGAAAAGTATTAGTAGAAGGAGGAGTTTTAGAAGGAGAAGGATACGAAAGTGGATGTTATGTTAAGCCAGCGATTATTGAAGCAGAAAATCATTTTGAAATAGTACAGCATGAAACATTTGCTCCAATTTTATATTTAATGAAATATTCTGGAGAAGTAGAAAATGCTATTGAATTACAAAATGGTGTAGCACAAGGTTTATCATCTTCAATTATGACAAGTGAAATGAAAGAAGCTGAGAAGTTTTTATCATATGCTGGTTCTGATTGTGGTATTGCAAACGTAAATATTGGTACTTCAGGTGCTGAAATTGGAGGTGCTTTTGGTGGTGAAAAAGAAACAGGTGGAGGACGTGAGTCTGGATCTGATGCATGGAAAGTATATATGCGTCGTCAAACAAACACAGTAAATTATTCTGATGAGTTACCATTAGCTCAAGGAATCAAATTTGATTTATAA
- a CDS encoding FAD-binding oxidoreductase, with the protein MNYSYWELKEWFSNIDFTIIGSGIVGLNCAFQLKNKYPKAKIVILEKGVLPQGASSKNAGFACFGSLSELIDDLKTHSKEEVFNLVKKRWEGLQLLRTNLGDENISFQQNKGHELFLDTGFYNECLDKIDEINMLLNPLFKRNVFTVNDNVFGFENIYKNYITNSLEGQIDTGKMVTQLLKKAQDLDIKILNGIALESFIEAQNKVHIKTNRIEFFSKKLLIATNGFAKELLKEDVKPARAQVLVTKPIENLQIKGTFHLDKGYYYFRNIDNRILLGGGRNLDFKTEETTSFEQTDLIQNKLDEILQEVILPNKKVEVDYRWSGIMGVGNQKKAIVKQVSNNVYCGVRLGGMGVAIGSLIGKELADLT; encoded by the coding sequence TTGAATTATAGTTATTGGGAGTTAAAAGAGTGGTTTTCTAATATTGATTTTACCATTATTGGAAGTGGAATTGTGGGGTTAAATTGTGCTTTTCAACTTAAAAATAAATATCCTAAAGCCAAAATAGTTATACTTGAAAAAGGAGTTTTACCCCAAGGGGCTAGCAGTAAAAATGCTGGATTTGCTTGTTTTGGTAGTTTATCTGAACTTATAGATGATTTAAAAACACACAGCAAAGAAGAGGTTTTTAATTTGGTAAAAAAAAGATGGGAAGGCTTACAATTATTACGAACTAATTTAGGGGATGAAAATATAAGCTTTCAACAAAATAAAGGACACGAATTATTTTTAGATACAGGTTTTTATAACGAATGTTTAGATAAGATAGATGAAATAAACATGTTATTAAATCCATTATTTAAAAGAAATGTATTTACTGTTAATGACAATGTTTTTGGATTTGAAAATATCTATAAAAACTATATAACTAATTCTTTAGAAGGTCAAATAGATACTGGTAAAATGGTTACTCAACTATTGAAAAAAGCACAAGATTTAGATATAAAAATATTGAATGGAATTGCTTTAGAAAGTTTTATTGAAGCACAAAACAAGGTACATATCAAAACAAACAGAATTGAGTTTTTTTCCAAAAAATTATTAATAGCAACGAATGGGTTTGCTAAAGAATTATTAAAAGAAGACGTAAAGCCAGCAAGAGCTCAAGTATTGGTTACAAAGCCTATTGAGAATTTACAGATAAAAGGAACATTTCATTTAGATAAAGGATATTATTATTTTAGAAACATTGATAATAGAATATTATTAGGTGGAGGTAGAAACCTAGATTTTAAAACAGAAGAGACTACTAGTTTTGAACAAACCGACTTAATTCAAAATAAGTTAGATGAAATTTTACAAGAAGTTATTTTACCAAATAAGAAAGTTGAAGTTGATTATAGATGGAGTGGAATAATGGGAGTAGGAAATCAAAAAAAAGCAATAGTAAAACAGGTGTCAAATAATGTTTATTGTGGAGTTCGTTTAGGTGGAATGGGAGTTGCAATAGGTAGTTTAATAGGAAAGGAATTAGCAGATTTAACATGA
- a CDS encoding 3-oxoacyl-ACP synthase has translation MNVKELLYNECEAFVNNRLQTIENIISSNKKALHSETKSSAGDKHETGRAMLQLEMEKAGQQLNGVQQMKETLARIVLTANSSTSCLGSIIETNSFTYFLSISAGKIIVNNKTFFAVSVSSPIGKLLLGKTVNDELTFNGKKIAIKNIL, from the coding sequence ATGAATGTAAAAGAATTATTATATAATGAATGTGAGGCTTTTGTAAATAATCGTTTACAAACAATTGAGAATATTATAAGTTCAAATAAGAAAGCATTACACTCTGAAACAAAAAGCTCAGCAGGTGATAAGCATGAAACAGGACGTGCTATGTTACAATTAGAAATGGAAAAAGCTGGCCAACAATTAAATGGAGTTCAGCAAATGAAAGAAACCTTAGCAAGAATAGTGTTAACTGCCAATTCTAGTACTAGTTGCCTTGGTAGTATTATTGAAACAAATTCGTTTACTTACTTTTTAAGTATTTCAGCAGGTAAAATAATTGTTAATAATAAAACTTTTTTTGCAGTTTCAGTTTCTTCCCCAATAGGAAAGTTATTATTAGGAAAAACTGTTAATGACGAGCTTACTTTTAATGGAAAAAAGATAGCTATAAAAAATATACTTTAA
- a CDS encoding ABC transporter ATP-binding protein, which translates to MLHVNNISFQYSTQNNTLQNVSFTLQEGENLCIMGESGCGKSTLLKIIYGLLDVNKGTIFWKKTQILGPSYHLVPGMDFFKYVAQDFDLMPYTTVSENIAKFLSRFYPEKAQQRTKELLEVIEMTEFADEKVKNLSGGQQQRVAIARALAKEPELLLLDEPFGQIDNFKKNSLRRNLFTYLKSKNIACIVATHDGGDALSFADKMIVIRNNQILAKNTPKNLYKAPREKYIASLFDDVNEITINDTELLLYPHQIKIVEKSTIIATVLNSYYKGFYWLIETDLEGQKLFLNHNNYIDKKTTVSLEINSETV; encoded by the coding sequence ATGCTACACGTAAATAATATTTCTTTTCAATATTCTACACAAAACAACACTTTACAAAATGTAAGTTTTACACTACAAGAAGGAGAAAACCTATGCATAATGGGAGAAAGTGGCTGTGGAAAATCTACATTGTTGAAAATTATTTATGGCTTATTAGATGTAAATAAAGGTACTATCTTTTGGAAAAAAACTCAAATTTTAGGGCCTTCTTATCATTTGGTTCCTGGTATGGATTTTTTTAAATATGTGGCGCAAGATTTTGACTTAATGCCCTACACTACTGTAAGTGAGAATATTGCAAAATTTTTATCGCGTTTTTACCCTGAGAAAGCACAACAACGAACAAAAGAGTTACTTGAAGTTATTGAAATGACCGAATTTGCTGATGAGAAAGTTAAAAATTTAAGTGGTGGACAACAACAACGAGTTGCTATTGCTAGAGCGCTTGCTAAAGAACCAGAGCTACTATTGCTAGACGAACCTTTTGGGCAAATAGACAATTTTAAAAAGAACTCTTTAAGAAGAAATTTATTTACTTATTTAAAAAGTAAAAACATTGCATGTATTGTAGCTACGCATGATGGTGGTGATGCTCTTTCTTTTGCCGATAAAATGATTGTAATTAGAAATAATCAAATACTTGCTAAAAACACTCCTAAAAACCTATATAAAGCACCTAGAGAAAAATATATAGCTTCTTTATTTGATGATGTAAATGAAATTACCATTAACGATACAGAATTACTTTTATATCCTCATCAAATTAAAATTGTAGAAAAATCAACTATTATTGCTACCGTTTTAAACTCATATTATAAAGGATTTTACTGGCTAATAGAAACTGATTTAGAGGGTCAAAAATTATTTTTAAATCATAATAATTACATAGATAAAAAAACAACAGTTTCACTAGAGATTAATAGTGAAACTGTTTAA
- a CDS encoding RNA polymerase sigma factor — protein MNHESENNKKLKAFFDKEYNVLKSYVGSKIKQNINQDAEDIIQDVALKLFSGVSGYSPINNVASFVYRSLRNKIIDRMRKNKQNISDEDIDDLKLNELTQALYGASEDVYSEAMKEEIKVRMLSLKPIYKEIIIAIDFEGYTYNELAQDLGVPIGTLMSRRHRALGLLLKKIELKNNKN, from the coding sequence ATGAACCACGAATCAGAAAATAATAAAAAACTCAAAGCATTTTTTGATAAAGAATATAATGTTCTTAAATCTTACGTTGGATCTAAAATAAAGCAAAATATTAATCAAGATGCTGAAGATATTATTCAAGATGTTGCGCTTAAATTGTTTTCAGGTGTAAGTGGATATTCTCCTATTAATAACGTGGCAAGTTTTGTATACAGGTCATTAAGAAATAAGATTATTGATAGGATGAGGAAGAACAAACAAAATATTTCAGATGAAGACATTGATGATTTAAAGTTAAATGAGCTTACACAAGCTTTATATGGAGCTTCTGAAGATGTTTATTCAGAAGCAATGAAGGAAGAAATTAAAGTAAGAATGTTGAGTTTAAAGCCAATATATAAAGAAATAATTATAGCTATCGATTTTGAAGGGTATACATATAATGAATTAGCACAAGATTTAGGAGTACCAATAGGAACATTAATGTCTAGAAGACATAGAGCATTAGGGCTTTTATTAAAAAAAATAGAATTAAAAAATAACAAGAATTAA